In Colwellia sp. M166, a genomic segment contains:
- a CDS encoding gamma carbonic anhydrase family protein encodes MIYRLADTSPSLHDNNFIAPNATLIGDVVLSEHVSIWFNVVIRADMATVKIGENTNIQDGSILHVDTGFPMTIGRDVTVGHKVMLHGCTIGDNTLVGMNAVVLNGANIGKNCLIGANSLVTENMQVPDGHLVLGSPAKIIKALDDSTREMFTQSAKHYVENGQRYLNELTEVER; translated from the coding sequence ATGATTTACCGACTCGCTGACACTAGCCCCAGTTTACATGACAATAATTTTATCGCCCCCAATGCCACACTTATCGGAGATGTTGTCTTAAGTGAACATGTCAGCATCTGGTTTAATGTGGTTATTCGCGCCGATATGGCAACCGTCAAGATTGGCGAAAACACCAATATACAAGATGGCTCAATTCTGCATGTCGATACAGGTTTCCCTATGACTATCGGACGTGATGTCACCGTCGGCCATAAGGTGATGCTTCATGGCTGTACTATCGGCGATAATACGCTAGTGGGCATGAATGCGGTGGTGCTTAATGGGGCTAACATTGGTAAAAACTGCTTAATTGGCGCTAATAGTTTAGTTACTGAGAATATGCAGGTACCTGACGGACACTTAGTATTAGGATCGCCAGCAAAAATTATTAAAGCCCTTGATGATTCTACCCGTGAAATGTTTACACAATCGGCTAAACATTATGTTGAAAATGGTCAGCGCTATTTAAATGAGTTAACTGAGGTAGAGCGTTAA
- a CDS encoding PAS domain-containing hybrid sensor histidine kinase/response regulator, translated as MKKLNPLKQVSGIPKAKNFELDQGQLTHQNFQKVIFNSNNFISIATDAQGVIQFFNLGAQQMLGYNTDDVVNKRTAADLCDPEVMINRAKALTEEFQVIVKPDVDALLFKATRSIDDINQLTYICKNGSRLSAMVSVVALYDTQDVDIITGYLLIGTDNSARKDAEEALLKADALQSAILNSANFSSIATDAKGVIQIFNIGAERMLGFAALDVINKLTPADISDRQEVIARAKELSEELGTSIQPGFEAMVFKASRGIEDIYELTYIRKDGCRFPAIVSVTALRDAQGTIIGYLLIGTDNSARQEADNKLWQASQYARSLLEASLDPLVTINVYGKITDVNEASIKATGVARDKLIGTDFSNYFTDPEEARKGYQEAFSKGSVTDYPLTMRHCNGRLIDVLYNASVYRNEQGKVLGVFAAARDITARKKAEEALVKAGALQSAIFNSANFSSIATDAKGVIQIFNVGAERMLGYTAIDMVDKLTPADISDPQEVIARAEELSEELKTPIAPGFEALVFKASRGIEDIYQLTYIRKDGSRFPAVVSVTALRDAQNTIIGYLLIGTDNTARIQVEEERKRLTATLQEKNAELESSKAIAEKANRAKSEFLSSMSHELRTPLNAILGFAQLLEKGQPLPTDAQLVRLRQIINAGWYLLELINEILDLAVIESGRLALSRESVLLIEVINESRALVEPQALKRDIKLIFLPFDNSWHTNADHTRLKQVLINLLTNAIKYNRQHGTITVQCSEIKNNKTSTERIRINIKDTGNGLSVEKLKQLFQPFNRLGQEEGAEEGTGIGLVVTKQLVELMGGSIGVKSTEGVGCDFWIELKRDVAPTLLDNNVLSTELIPQVSGAAGTCSLLYVEDNPANLMLVQQIINDQPNVRMLSASDGHQGIELARTQRPDVILMDINLPGISGIEALAILKNDTKTAHIPVLAISANAMPRDIKKGLQAGFLRYLTKPIKISEFIEALDYALENNQLSDGT; from the coding sequence ATGAAAAAACTCAACCCCCTAAAGCAGGTCTCTGGCATACCAAAGGCCAAAAATTTCGAGCTAGACCAAGGTCAGTTAACTCACCAAAACTTTCAAAAGGTTATTTTTAATAGCAATAATTTTATCAGCATCGCGACTGACGCTCAGGGGGTAATTCAGTTTTTTAATCTTGGTGCTCAACAAATGTTGGGTTATAACACAGATGATGTGGTGAATAAGCGCACAGCTGCTGACTTATGCGATCCTGAAGTTATGATCAACCGTGCTAAAGCTCTGACAGAAGAATTCCAGGTCATTGTCAAGCCAGATGTTGATGCATTGTTATTCAAAGCCACCCGTAGTATTGACGACATCAATCAGCTGACCTATATCTGTAAAAATGGCAGCCGCTTGTCCGCTATGGTGTCTGTTGTTGCCTTGTATGACACGCAAGACGTTGACATTATCACGGGTTACCTGCTGATCGGTACAGATAATAGTGCACGTAAAGACGCTGAAGAGGCTTTGCTCAAGGCAGATGCGCTGCAGAGTGCCATCCTTAATAGTGCTAATTTTTCCAGTATTGCCACTGATGCCAAGGGAGTCATCCAAATTTTTAATATTGGTGCTGAGCGCATGTTGGGCTTCGCCGCTCTTGATGTTATTAATAAATTAACCCCAGCCGATATTTCCGATCGGCAAGAAGTGATCGCTCGAGCGAAAGAATTGAGCGAGGAGCTCGGTACTAGCATTCAACCAGGTTTTGAAGCCATGGTGTTTAAGGCGTCCCGTGGCATCGAAGATATCTATGAGTTGACCTATATTCGCAAGGATGGATGTCGTTTCCCTGCTATTGTCTCGGTGACCGCGCTGCGTGATGCGCAAGGTACTATTATCGGTTATTTGCTGATTGGCACGGACAACAGTGCCCGCCAAGAAGCTGATAACAAGTTATGGCAAGCCTCGCAATACGCACGTAGTTTGCTTGAAGCCAGCTTAGACCCTTTAGTTACTATCAACGTCTATGGCAAGATCACCGACGTTAATGAAGCGTCTATCAAGGCAACTGGTGTGGCAAGGGATAAGTTGATCGGTACTGACTTTTCCAACTACTTCACCGATCCCGAAGAGGCTAGGAAAGGCTACCAAGAAGCTTTCTCTAAAGGTTCGGTTACCGATTATCCACTTACCATGCGCCACTGTAATGGTCGTCTTATTGATGTGCTTTATAATGCGTCGGTTTATCGGAATGAGCAGGGCAAGGTGCTGGGCGTATTTGCCGCCGCACGTGACATCACCGCACGTAAAAAAGCGGAAGAGGCGCTAGTCAAGGCGGGCGCTTTGCAGAGTGCTATTTTTAATAGCGCTAATTTCTCCAGTATCGCCACTGACGCGAAAGGTGTTATCCAGATTTTTAATGTCGGTGCTGAGCGCATGCTTGGTTACACCGCCATTGATATGGTGGATAAGCTGACGCCGGCCGATATTTCCGACCCACAGGAAGTAATCGCGCGAGCTGAAGAGCTGAGCGAAGAGCTTAAAACGCCGATAGCTCCTGGCTTTGAAGCACTGGTATTTAAGGCATCTCGTGGTATTGAGGACATATACCAGCTCACCTATATTCGTAAGGATGGTAGTCGATTTCCTGCGGTGGTATCTGTTACCGCCTTGCGCGATGCGCAAAATACTATTATTGGTTATTTATTGATAGGTACCGATAATACCGCGCGTATTCAGGTGGAGGAAGAAAGAAAGCGACTTACAGCGACACTACAAGAAAAAAATGCTGAGTTAGAGTCGTCTAAAGCAATAGCTGAAAAGGCTAATAGGGCTAAATCAGAATTCCTGTCCAGTATGAGTCACGAACTACGGACACCGCTTAATGCTATTCTTGGTTTCGCTCAATTGTTGGAAAAAGGTCAGCCACTACCAACAGACGCACAATTGGTAAGATTGCGCCAGATAATTAACGCTGGCTGGTATCTACTTGAGTTGATCAACGAAATTCTCGATCTTGCTGTGATTGAGTCCGGCCGGCTTGCGTTGTCGCGCGAGTCGGTTTTGTTAATTGAAGTTATCAATGAAAGTCGGGCTTTGGTAGAGCCACAGGCACTTAAACGTGACATAAAGCTCATTTTTTTACCCTTTGATAATAGCTGGCATACGAATGCTGATCACACGCGCTTGAAACAGGTGTTGATCAACTTGCTCACCAATGCAATTAAATATAATCGTCAGCATGGCACTATTACCGTGCAATGTAGCGAGATAAAAAACAATAAAACGTCGACCGAACGTATTCGAATAAATATTAAAGATACCGGTAATGGTTTGTCTGTAGAAAAATTAAAACAACTATTTCAACCTTTTAATCGTCTTGGTCAGGAAGAGGGCGCTGAGGAAGGCACTGGCATTGGTTTGGTTGTAACTAAACAGCTGGTTGAATTGATGGGCGGGTCTATCGGGGTAAAGAGTACGGAGGGTGTAGGTTGTGACTTCTGGATAGAACTCAAGCGAGACGTTGCCCCGACACTGCTCGATAATAATGTTCTGTCGACAGAGCTGATACCCCAGGTATCGGGGGCAGCTGGCACTTGCAGTTTACTTTATGTTGAGGATAATCCGGCCAACCTGATGTTGGTCCAACAAATCATCAATGATCAGCCCAATGTCCGTATGTTAAGCGCGAGTGACGGTCATCAAGGCATCGAGTTGGCGCGCACTCAGCGACCCGACGTGATCCTGATGGATATTAATTTACCCGGTATCAGCGGCATCGAAGCGCTGGCTATTCTCAAAAATGATACCAAAACGGCGCATATCCCGGTTTTAGCGATTAGCGCTAATGCTATGCCACGTGATATTAAAAAAGGGCTGCAGGCAGGGTTTTTACGTTATCTGACCAAACCGATTAAAATTTCAGAATTTATTGAAGCGTTGGATTATGCTTTGGAAAATAACCAGTT